The Trypanosoma brucei brucei TREU927 chromosome 9, whole genome shotgun sequence genome includes a window with the following:
- a CDS encoding polyadenylate-binding protein 1, putative, which translates to MTIAAQGVPSGPSATKPLQVASLYVGDLDPAINEPQLVDIFKPYGTILNVRVCRDIITQRSLGYGYVNYDDVNSASKAMEELNFKRVGEKCIRIMWQQRDPALRYSGSGNIFVKNLKEEVDSRELSLIFKKFGEILSCKVMDDESGKSRGYGFVHFKDDDAAKAAIEKMNGDKEHADADKAALYVANFIRRNARLAALVANFTNVYIKQLLPTVDKDVIEKFFSKFGGITSAAICKDKNGRAFAFCNFEKHDDAVKAIEASHDQEVEGVTQPGEKLYVQRAQPRSERLIALRQKYMQCQSLGNNLYVRNFDAEFTEKDLNELFKEYGVIRSCRVMTDANGISRGFGFVSFENADQANAALREMNGRMLNGKPLVVNIAQRRDQRLTMLKLQLQQRLQMMMHHMHPPPFGMPGHPLQRRNARSGGRGNRPHPRQQQPQPQPEPQPPLATTVPPAAAHSVMFTAPSMGFSAVPRTPQASPAIAPDTPPLPPISAEDLQQMSVDEQRAALGDRLYIKVHELAPDHAPKITGMFLEMNPKEALALLSNPKLMHEKVTEALCVLKVHASSA; encoded by the coding sequence atgaCAATCGCTGCACAGGGGGTTCCCTCCGGTCCCTCCGCCACGAAGCCGCTACAAGTGGCTTCATTGTACGTTGGCGACCTCGATCCTGCTATTAATGAGCCACAGTTGGTGGACATCTTTAAACCGTATGGAACTATTCTCAACGTCCGCGTCTGCCGTGACATCATCACGCAGCGCTCATTGGGATACGGTTATGTGAACTATGACGATGTGAATAGCGCGTCGAAAGCCATGGAGGAACTCAATTTCAAGCGAGTGGGTGAAAAGTGTATCCGAATCATGTGGCAGCAGCGTGACCCAGCACTGCGGTACAGCGGAAGTGGTAATATATTCGTCAAAAACCTTAAGGAGGAGGTAGACAGTCGGGAATTGAGTTTGATATTCAAGAAGTTTGGTGAGATCCTTTCCTGCAAGGTGATGGACGATGAGAGCGGGAAAAGTCGCGGTTACGGCTTTGTCCACTTCAAGGACGACGATGCAGCCAAAGCCGCCATCGAGAAAATGAACGGTGACAAGGAACACGCCGATGCGGATAAGGCAGCACTGTATGTTGCCAATTTCATTCGTCGTAATGCCCGTCTTGCCGCACTTGTGGCGAACTTCACGAACGTGTACATAAAGCAGCTCCTTCCCACAGTTGATAAAGACGTTATCGAAAAATTCTTTTCGAAGTTTGGCGGCATCACGAGCGCAGCGATATGCAAAGACAAGAACGGTCGTGCATTCGCCTTCTGTAACTTTGAAAAACACGATGACGCAGTTAAAGCCATTGAGGCGTCACATGATCAAGAGGTGGAAGGTGTTACGCAGCCTGGGGAGAAGTTGTACGTGCAGCGAGCTCAACCGAGAAGTGAGCGGCTTATTGCACTCCGCCAAAAATACATGCAGTGCCAGTCACTTGGAAACAACTTATACGTCCGTAACTTTGACGCTGAGTTCACGGAAAAAGACCTCAATGAACTGTTCAAAGAGTACGGTGTTATTCGCAGCTGCCGTGTGATGACCGATGCCAATGGCATAAGTCGCGGTTTCGGCTTTGTAAGTTTCGAAAATGCGGATCAGGCAAACGCCGCACTCCGTGAAATGAATGGTCGTATGCTGAACGGGAAACCTCTCGTTGTCAACATTGCGCAGCGCCGTGACCAGCGCCTCACCATGCTGAAGTTACAGCTCCAGCAACGCCTGCAAATGATGATGCACCATATGCATCCTCCTCCGTTCGGTATGCCGGGGCATCCACTGCAGAGACGCAATGCCCGCAGTGGCGGCCGGGGCAACCGTCCGCACCCACGTCAACAACAGCCACAACCTCAACCTGAGCCGCAACCACCACTCGCCACTACGGTGCCACCAGCAGCGGCTCACAGCGTTATGTTTACCGCACCCTCAATGGGTTTCTCCGCCGTACCCCGTACTCCTCAGGCATCACCTGCCATCGCTCCCGATACACCACCGCTGCCGCCCATCTCAGCTGAAGATCTGCAACAAATGTCGGTGGACGAACAACGCGCCGCTCTGGGTGACAGGCTCTACATTAAGGTGCATGAGCTTGCTCCGGATCACGCACCGAAAATTACTGGCATGTTCCTTGAGATGAACCCTAAGGAGGCGTTAGCCCTCCTTTCCAACCCTAAACTAATGCACGAGAAGGTTACAGAAGCCCTCTGTGTGCTAAAGGTACACGCCTCAAGCGCTTAA
- a CDS encoding glycosyl transferase, putative, with amino-acid sequence MLLTAPLLVLCLLAALAIFARRGLSLYPRNAVGFLHPSAAAGGGGERVLWVAIDSIQKDDIKNGIDRLYVLYCTQTSGKSDDGRCEPPQEYLARVVQKQFHITLPRPIKVVHLRSSMTKWLDGGRYPFLTLLLQVVCGSILLFYESCVVNTMTPTVIESVGIPGVYPLLSIFAGSRIVAYTHYPIITPVMTQRVENGEMRYNNKGAVARHGVLRKAKVLYYKLFAHIYRWMGKFPDLVMTNSTWTKGHIQQLWGHDVPVLVYPPCAVSHFMPLRKLPHQRINTVVSVGQFRPEKNHMLQLQSFALALPRLPTDAKLIMIGGARNEEDKQRAEAVKVEAQRLGIADRVDVRVGAPFSEVSESLAQCCIGLHTMEDEHFGIVLVEYIACGCIPLGHRSGGVCLDIITSPNVGFLAATAEEYADCMAEIFRIKNDEPETYRKFQECGMATIARFSDESFGEKLTASLRRHLPS; translated from the coding sequence ATGTTACTCACCGCACCGTTATTAGTTCTATGCCTCCTGGCGGCACTGGCAATATTTGCACGACGTGGACTTTCGCTCTACCCACGGAACGCTGTTGGCTTCTTACACCCGTCTGCCGCTGCAGGTGGAGGAGGTGAGCGTGTTTTATGGGTTGCAATCGATTCTATTCAGAAAGACGATATAAAGAATGGTATTGATAGACTCTACGTGCTTTACTGCACTCAGACCAGCGGGAAGAGCGACGATGGTAGGTGCGAACCGCCGCAGGAGTATCTTGCTCGAGTGGTTCAGAAACAGTTTCACATCACCTTACCGCGACCCATAAAAGTGGTGCACCTGCGCTCCAGCATGACGAAGTGGCTCGATGGTGGAAGGTACCCGTTCTTGACGTTGCTTCTGCAGGTGGTATGTGGAAGTATTTTACTCTTTTATGAATCGTGTGTTGTCAATACGATGACTCCCACTGTGATTGAGAGCGTCGGGATCCCCGGCGTGTATCCACTCCTCTCCATATTCGCAGGGTCCCGCATCGTAGCGTACACACATTACCCCATTATAACGCCTGTTATGACGCAGCGGGTGGAAAACGGTGAAATGCGCTACAACAACAAGGGTGCGGTGGCGCGACACGGTGTGCTCCGTAAGGCTAAGGTTTTGTACTACAAGCTTTTTGCGCACATTTACAGGTGGATGGGGAAATTCCCTGATCTAGTAATGACAAACTCTACATGGACTAAGGGGCATATACAGCAGCTTTGGGGCCATGACGTGCCAGTGCTTGTATACCCTCCTTGTGCCGTCAGTCATTTTATGCCGCTACGGAAGCTTCCCCATCAGCGAATCAATACAGTTGTGAGTGTTGGACAGTTCAGGCCGGAGAAAAACCACATGCTTCAGCTTCAGTCATTTGCACTGGCGCTTCCTCGGTTACCAACGGACGCCAAGCTTATCATGATTGGTGGGGCGCGGAATGAAGAAGACAAACAGCGGGCAGAGGCGGTGAAGGTTGAAGCCCAAAGGCTTGGCATTGCGGATCGTGTTGATGTGCGGGTGGGCGCTCCCTTTAGTGAGGTCAGTGAGAGTCTCGCTCAGTGTTGCATTGGGCTGCACACAATGGAAGACGAGCACTTTGGAATTGTGCTTGTGGAATACATTGCATGTGGCTGCATTCCGCTAGGCCACAGGAGCGGTGGCGTGTGCCTTGACATTATCACCTCACCGAATGTTGGGTTTCTTGCCGCAACCGCAGAGGAGTACGCAGACTGTATGGCAGAGATATTTCGCATCAAGAACGATGAGCCTGAAACGTACCGAAAATTTCAGGAGTGTGGAATGGCCACGATTGCGCGCTTCAGCGACGAATCGTTTGGAGAAAAACTCACAGCTTCTCTTCGCCGGCATCTTCCGTCATAG
- a CDS encoding 60S ribosomal protein L37, putative translates to MTKGTTSMGQRHGRTHILCRRCGRNAYHVQWERCAACAYPRAQRRRYNWSVKAIKRRRTGTGRCRYLKVVHRRIRNHFKTDIKA, encoded by the coding sequence ATGACCAAAGGTACCACATCGATGGGGCAGCGCCATGGGCGCACGCACATCCTTTGCCGCCGCTGTGGCCGCAACGCTTACCACGTGCAGTGGGAGCGGTGTGCTGCTTGCGCCTACCCGCGTGCTCAGCGCCGGCGCTACAACTGGTCAGTGAAGGCCATCAAGCGACGCCGCACTGGCACAGGCCGCTGTCGCTACTTGAAGGTTGTCCACCGCAGGATTAGGAACCACTTCAAGACCGACATCAAGGCGTAG
- a CDS encoding protein kinase, putative, which yields MQKYAILGKKGEGTFSEVLKAQDVETKAYVAIKCMRKPFQSKEQVNRLREIQAVRRLQPHPNIVPLIEVMFDKTTGRLALVFELMDMNLYEFIRGRRHQLDEHCVMTLMYQLFKALDHAHRKGIFHRDIKPENILLREDGTLKLADFGSCRGLHVSQPLTEYVSTRWYRAPECLLTSGYYTHKMDLWAAGCVFFEIIALTPLFPGTTEMDQIHKIHDVLGTPPVDVLNTLKKFGAPINFQFSEKKGTGVARLLPEGTSKEAIDLIGRLLQYDEKERVTAKEALRHPYFKPLRGKERQERHRAMEYSTEKAKTLEVDSVLPCLTRVVVSKRGPMTTENRPHVRLEDLSNANGRISAQSVLPKLQG from the coding sequence ATGCAAAAGTACGCAATAttaggaaagaaaggagaagggACGTTTAGTGAAGTTCTCAAGGCGCAAGACGTAGAAACGAAGGCATATGTAGCGATCAAGTGCATGAGAAAACCCTTTCAGTCGAAGGAGCAGGTGAATCGCCTTCGCGAAATTCAAGCCGTCCGGCGCCTGCAACCCCATCCGAACATCGTGCCGCTTATCGAAGTGATGTTTGACAAAACCACAGGCCGTCTGGCACTGGTATTTGAATTGATGGACATGAACCTATATGAATTCATTCGGGGGCGCAGGCACCAATTAGACGAACATTGTGTCATGACCCTCATGTACCAACTGTTCAAAGCACTCGACCACGCCCATCGCAAAGGCATCTTTCATAGGGACATAAAGCCCGAGAATATCCTGTTGCGCGAGGATGGCACACTTAAACTAGCGGACTTCGGTTCCTGTCGGGGTTTACATGTCTCGCAACCGTTAACGGAGTATGTCTCGACCCGTTGGTATAGAGCGCCGGAGTGCCTCCTTACGAGTGGATATTACACCCACAAAATGGATCTTTGGGCGGCGGGCTGCGTGTTTTTTGAGATCATCGCTCTGACTCCACTGTTCCCAGGAACGACCGAAATGGACCAAATCCATAAGATCCACGATGTGCTTGGGACGCCGCCGGTGGATGTGTTGAATACATTAAAGAAGTTCGGAGCCCCGATAAACTTCCAGTTTTCCGAGAAGAAGGGAACAGGTGTAGCCCGACTGCTGCCGGAGGGCACTTCCAAGGAGGCGATTGATCTCATTGGTCGGTTACTGCAGTATGACGAAAAGGAGCGTGTAACGGCAAAGGAGGCTCTGCGGCATCCGTATTTCAAGCCTTTGAGAGGAAAGGAACGACAGGAGCGTCACCGAGCGATGGAGTACTCCAcggagaaagcaaaaacgtTGGAGGTGGACAGCGTTCTCCCGTGCCTTACGAGGGTTGTAGTATCGAAGCGGGGACCGATGACCACAGAGAATAGACCGCACGTTAGGTTGGAGGACCTCTCCAATGCGAATGGGCGTATATCCGCTCAGTCCGTTCTGCCCAAACTTCAAGGGTGA